A single window of Streptomyces cathayae DNA harbors:
- a CDS encoding IS3 family transposase, translated as MTALLDEHENLEVEPTLRELHIPSSTYYRWRRAKKEPCERHRRDTELTRQIQQIHTDSGGIYGSPRVHAVLKREGVYVGRKRVERLMREAGLAGISPRRTGKGFTRRDRDADLAPDLVRRDFTADRPNRLWVTDLTMISTLEGPLWLSAIRDAFSRRVVAWETSAHADADLVLATLEYALASREVEPGQLIHHADHGCQYTSVKLTTRLVRAGIEASMGSVGDSYDNALAENLWMLIKTEGLRGRTFATRAEANLALFEYIDGFYNSRRIQKRLGYLSPVEFEEKHYAEQAASERVNLKPRQPALTS; from the coding sequence GTGACCGCGCTCCTCGACGAGCACGAGAACCTGGAGGTCGAGCCCACCCTCCGGGAACTGCACATCCCTTCCTCCACCTACTACCGCTGGCGCCGGGCGAAGAAGGAGCCGTGCGAACGGCACCGCCGGGACACCGAGCTGACCAGGCAGATCCAGCAGATCCACACCGACTCCGGCGGAATCTACGGCTCGCCCCGCGTGCACGCCGTCCTGAAGCGCGAAGGCGTCTACGTCGGCCGCAAACGAGTCGAACGGCTCATGCGCGAAGCCGGCCTCGCCGGGATCAGTCCTCGCCGGACGGGCAAGGGCTTCACCCGCCGCGACCGGGACGCCGACCTCGCCCCGGATTTGGTCAGGCGCGACTTCACCGCCGACAGGCCGAACCGGCTGTGGGTCACCGACCTCACCATGATCTCGACCCTTGAGGGACCCTTGTGGCTGTCGGCGATCAGGGACGCGTTCTCCCGTCGGGTGGTGGCCTGGGAGACCTCCGCCCACGCGGACGCCGACCTCGTGCTGGCCACCCTCGAGTACGCCCTCGCGTCCCGGGAGGTCGAGCCCGGCCAGCTGATTCACCATGCGGACCACGGCTGTCAGTACACGTCCGTGAAGCTCACAACACGCTTGGTGCGGGCAGGAATTGAGGCATCCATGGGCTCCGTCGGGGACTCGTACGACAACGCCCTGGCGGAGAACCTCTGGATGCTCATCAAGACCGAGGGCCTCCGCGGCCGCACCTTCGCCACCCGGGCCGAGGCGAACCTCGCGCTCTTCGAGTACATCGACGGGTTCTACAACAGTCGGCGCATCCAGAAACGCCTCGGCTACCTCAGCCCCGTCGAGTTCGAAGAGAAGCACTACGCCGAGCAGGCAGCGTCCGAACGAGTGAACCTGAAACCCCGCCAACCCGCTCTGACCAGCTGA
- a CDS encoding GntR family transcriptional regulator encodes MGTAVEGGRSGPRYVQIADEIVQQIRAGVLKPGDMVPSESELVERYGVSGGTIRKAMVEVRASGLVETRHGKGSIVKDRPPVRHRSSDRFRRSLRQGGKAAYLAESAQSGATAKVSVLYIGPMEAPTDAAQRLGVPVGTQVLARRRLYFRNGTPVETASSYLPWDVVKEIPELFAENPGGGGIYARLEDHGHEFAEFVETLQARPASKAEASELALSPGAPVVHLIREARTTAGLVVEVCDTLMAADQFVFEYRIPAAD; translated from the coding sequence ATGGGAACCGCGGTAGAGGGGGGCAGGTCCGGGCCTCGGTACGTGCAGATCGCTGATGAGATCGTGCAGCAGATCCGGGCGGGTGTGCTCAAGCCTGGTGACATGGTGCCGAGTGAGTCGGAACTGGTGGAGCGCTACGGCGTTTCTGGCGGCACAATCCGTAAGGCCATGGTCGAGGTGCGGGCCAGTGGGCTCGTCGAGACTCGGCACGGCAAGGGCTCGATCGTGAAGGATCGGCCGCCGGTGCGGCACCGTTCCTCTGATCGCTTCCGGCGCTCGCTCCGGCAGGGCGGCAAGGCCGCGTATCTCGCGGAGTCCGCGCAGTCCGGTGCCACGGCGAAGGTGAGCGTCCTCTACATCGGGCCCATGGAGGCCCCCACGGATGCCGCCCAGCGACTGGGCGTCCCCGTCGGCACTCAGGTGCTTGCCCGGCGGCGCCTCTACTTCCGCAACGGCACTCCGGTTGAGACCGCCTCCTCGTATCTCCCGTGGGACGTCGTGAAGGAGATCCCGGAGCTGTTCGCCGAGAACCCCGGCGGCGGTGGCATCTATGCCCGACTCGAGGACCACGGGCATGAGTTCGCCGAGTTCGTCGAGACGCTGCAAGCTCGGCCGGCCTCCAAGGCGGAGGCGTCCGAACTGGCGCTCAGTCCGGGTGCCCCGGTGGTTCACCTGATCCGTGAGGCTCGCACAACGGCGGGGCTCGTGGTCGAGGTCTGCGACACGCTCATGGCCGCTGACCAGTTCGTTTTCGAGTACCGGATCCCCGCCGCCGACTGA
- a CDS encoding glycerophosphodiester phosphodiesterase — MTPARQRPTQVVAHRGASEDAPEHTLAAYRKAIADGADALECDVRLTADGHLVCVHDRRVNRTSNGRGAVSALELSDLSALDFGSWKTRHPLGGRVEEPDWVHRPEDREATSVLTLERLLELVVDADRRVELAIETKHPTRWAGQVEERLLLLLKRFGLDAPGAAEESPVRVMSFSARSLHRVRAASPTLPTVYLQQFVSPRLRDGRLPEGVDIAGPSIRIVRSHPAYIERLRQSGHQVHVWTVNDPEDVDACIDLGVNAIITNRPRAVLDRLGR, encoded by the coding sequence GTGACCCCTGCACGTCAGCGCCCGACCCAAGTCGTCGCCCACCGCGGAGCCTCCGAGGACGCTCCCGAGCACACCCTGGCCGCGTACCGCAAGGCGATCGCGGACGGTGCGGACGCGCTCGAATGCGATGTACGCCTGACCGCCGACGGTCATCTGGTCTGCGTCCACGACCGTCGCGTCAACCGTACGTCCAACGGCCGCGGTGCGGTTTCGGCGTTGGAGCTCTCCGATCTGTCCGCCCTGGACTTCGGCTCCTGGAAGACCCGTCATCCGCTCGGTGGGCGCGTGGAGGAGCCCGACTGGGTGCACCGGCCGGAGGACAGGGAGGCGACCTCCGTCCTCACCCTGGAAAGGCTGCTCGAGCTCGTCGTCGACGCCGACCGCCGGGTGGAGCTGGCGATCGAGACCAAGCACCCCACGCGGTGGGCGGGACAGGTGGAGGAGCGGCTGCTGCTCCTGCTGAAGCGGTTCGGCCTGGATGCCCCCGGCGCCGCCGAGGAGTCCCCGGTACGCGTGATGAGCTTCTCCGCGCGGTCGCTGCACCGCGTGCGCGCCGCCTCGCCGACCCTGCCGACGGTCTACCTCCAGCAGTTCGTCTCGCCCCGCCTGCGCGACGGGCGGCTGCCGGAGGGCGTGGACATCGCGGGCCCCTCGATCCGGATCGTGCGCAGCCACCCCGCGTACATCGAGCGACTGAGGCAGTCCGGCCACCAGGTGCACGTGTGGACCGTGAACGACCCGGAGGACGTGGACGCCTGTATCGACCTCGGGGTGAACGCCATCATCACCAATCGCCCCCGCGCGGTACTCGACCGGCTCGGCCGCTGA
- a CDS encoding ATP-binding protein — translation MALVVAQEVPTSSSMAVPHGPAGVGKARRRMRLQLRDGGVADTVIDDAVLILSELLSNACKHGRPLGGALAGDGAVRAAWHVHPCGRLIVEVTDGGGPTRPAPATPSVTAHGGRGLNIITALADDWGVRDEVPGEVTVWVVVHEDVHDPDAGHRRDDFATRVTAPAVSEMPGLEFAEAFDTFD, via the coding sequence GTGGCGTTGGTGGTGGCACAGGAAGTGCCCACGTCGTCGAGCATGGCCGTACCCCATGGCCCTGCGGGCGTGGGAAAGGCGAGGCGCCGTATGCGCCTGCAACTGCGCGACGGCGGAGTGGCGGACACGGTCATCGACGATGCCGTACTGATCCTTTCCGAACTGCTGAGCAATGCATGCAAACACGGCCGGCCCCTGGGCGGTGCCCTGGCCGGGGACGGTGCCGTCCGTGCGGCCTGGCATGTGCATCCCTGCGGCCGGCTGATCGTGGAGGTGACCGACGGCGGCGGTCCGACCCGCCCGGCGCCGGCCACCCCGTCGGTCACCGCGCACGGCGGCCGGGGACTGAACATCATCACGGCACTGGCCGACGACTGGGGCGTACGCGACGAGGTGCCCGGCGAGGTCACGGTATGGGTCGTCGTCCACGAGGACGTGCACGACCCGGACGCCGGGCACCGGCGCGACGACTTCGCCACACGGGTGACGGCCCCCGCGGTGTCCGAGATGCCGGGGCTGGAGTTCGCGGAAGCCTTCGACACCTTCGACTGA
- a CDS encoding DUF6414 family protein: protein MNVREYLYVDTPRVRTLLAQLSSGLPEERRSEHTREWSESLVGIDGPKSEVRAGEREVRSLADLHVAMLEEVAEYSKMLLDVSDVSKKPKNWHRERIHKALRPSSLIRVTGPTAVIYPAAFAASASAFDEFSEDDSFSLDLGKIVRSMYGEHLTLRVYPCGEEEWECQYSGVISDPGGYLSGEKEVLFSRLGADPQEWTTVASISRIPRRDAASSGNRFERIVMKLQDSFSDEQLDRRILEKVIQEASREMERMGLSEAPSWPAVSVIPLAVYREIKPSFITSELESDD, encoded by the coding sequence ATGAACGTGCGGGAGTACCTTTACGTCGACACCCCGAGGGTCCGTACATTGCTAGCTCAACTCTCCTCCGGGCTGCCGGAAGAGAGGCGGTCAGAGCACACCCGAGAATGGAGTGAATCCCTTGTAGGAATCGACGGGCCCAAGAGTGAGGTGCGAGCGGGAGAACGAGAGGTTCGTTCCCTGGCTGACCTCCATGTGGCGATGCTGGAAGAGGTGGCCGAATACTCTAAAATGCTGCTTGATGTAAGCGATGTGTCAAAGAAGCCGAAGAATTGGCATCGTGAGCGAATCCATAAGGCGCTGCGCCCTAGTTCGCTGATCCGGGTAACAGGTCCGACGGCTGTGATCTACCCTGCCGCGTTTGCTGCATCCGCATCGGCTTTCGATGAATTCAGTGAGGATGATTCGTTTTCCCTGGACCTAGGTAAAATTGTGCGGTCGATGTATGGGGAGCACTTGACGCTCCGTGTCTATCCTTGCGGCGAGGAGGAGTGGGAATGCCAGTATTCTGGTGTTATTTCTGACCCTGGCGGGTACCTCTCTGGTGAGAAGGAGGTCCTTTTCTCGCGACTGGGTGCCGATCCGCAGGAATGGACTACTGTAGCTAGCATCAGCAGGATTCCACGGCGGGACGCCGCCTCTTCGGGGAATCGCTTCGAGCGTATCGTGATGAAACTCCAAGATTCTTTTAGTGATGAGCAATTGGATCGGAGAATTCTGGAAAAGGTGATCCAAGAGGCTAGTCGAGAGATGGAGCGGATGGGGCTGAGTGAAGCGCCGAGTTGGCCAGCAGTTTCTGTTATTCCTCTCGCTGTCTATCGTGAAATCAAGCCATCCTTCATTACGTCGGAGCTTGAGTCAGACGACTGA
- a CDS encoding transposase codes for MPAPRKYPLELRERAVRMYRTAEPKPVIRRMAEELGVHHEALRGWIRQAEADAGERDDLLTSDERAELAALRKENTQLKRSNEILRTASAFFAAQLDPTRPR; via the coding sequence ATGCCTGCCCCGAGGAAATACCCACTGGAGTTGCGTGAGCGCGCGGTGCGGATGTACCGCACTGCGGAGCCGAAGCCCGTGATCCGCCGCATGGCCGAGGAACTCGGTGTCCATCATGAGGCCCTGCGCGGCTGGATCCGCCAGGCCGAGGCCGACGCCGGCGAACGCGACGACCTGCTCACCAGCGACGAACGCGCCGAGCTGGCCGCGCTGCGCAAGGAGAACACCCAGCTCAAGCGGTCCAACGAGATCCTGCGGACGGCCTCGGCTTTTTTCGCGGCACAGCTCGACCCGACCCGGCCCAGGTGA
- a CDS encoding FtsK/SpoIIIE domain-containing protein — translation MTWPTVLLLVVVAAAGLLRWRRPAWYWLTFGVTLAALRVLVRYGSVMDACGLTVPPSRWRLTLARMANRPAPESRAPRILRLRPTRTGLVLRLKLRPGQDAFDAAASDRLRHSFGMYGVTSRELRSGVVEIRMTGYDVLQRVQMPAKADTRPMRVPVALRADGSVHYRDYRAVPHGLTLGATESGKSVYQRNLVAGLAPQHVALVGIDCKQGVELFPLARRFSALADNPDTALELLEALVSHMGEVYQLIRAEQRISVAVPDAEIAADIWDLPAELRPVPVVVLVDEVAELALYASKEEEKRRDRIITALVRLAQLGRAAGIYLEICGQRFGSELGKGITMLRAQLTGRTAHRVNDETSANMAFGDIAPDAVLAAITIPAETRGLAIAGDSTGGWHRIRAPHTSLRQAVNICNKFADRTPDLPALAVFRPAVAPLPSARVPLSKTAPATA, via the coding sequence GTGACCTGGCCGACGGTCTTACTGCTGGTGGTCGTCGCCGCTGCGGGTCTCCTGCGGTGGCGGCGCCCCGCCTGGTACTGGCTGACCTTCGGGGTCACCCTCGCCGCGCTGCGGGTCCTGGTCCGGTACGGCTCGGTCATGGACGCCTGCGGCCTGACAGTCCCACCCTCGCGCTGGCGCCTGACGCTGGCCCGGATGGCCAACCGTCCGGCGCCGGAGTCCCGCGCGCCGCGCATCCTGCGGCTGCGGCCCACCCGCACCGGCCTGGTCCTGCGGCTCAAGCTCCGCCCCGGACAGGACGCCTTCGACGCCGCCGCCTCGGACCGGCTGCGCCACTCCTTCGGAATGTACGGCGTCACCTCCCGTGAGCTGCGCTCGGGCGTGGTCGAGATTCGGATGACCGGCTATGACGTGCTCCAGCGGGTGCAGATGCCCGCCAAGGCCGATACCCGCCCGATGCGGGTCCCGGTCGCCCTGCGGGCGGACGGCTCGGTCCACTACCGCGACTACCGCGCCGTTCCGCACGGCCTGACCCTCGGCGCCACGGAGTCCGGCAAGTCCGTCTATCAGCGCAACCTCGTCGCCGGGCTCGCCCCGCAGCATGTGGCCCTGGTCGGCATCGACTGCAAGCAGGGAGTAGAGCTGTTCCCGCTGGCCCGCCGGTTCTCTGCGCTGGCCGACAACCCGGACACCGCCCTGGAGCTGCTGGAGGCGTTGGTGTCCCACATGGGGGAGGTGTACCAGCTGATCCGGGCTGAACAGCGGATCAGTGTCGCGGTGCCGGATGCGGAGATCGCCGCCGACATCTGGGACCTGCCCGCCGAGCTGCGGCCGGTGCCGGTCGTGGTCCTGGTCGACGAGGTGGCCGAACTCGCCTTGTACGCGAGCAAGGAGGAGGAGAAGCGGCGGGACCGGATCATCACCGCCCTGGTCCGGCTCGCCCAGCTCGGCCGCGCGGCCGGCATCTATTTGGAGATCTGCGGGCAGCGTTTCGGCTCCGAACTCGGCAAGGGCATCACCATGCTCCGCGCCCAACTCACCGGCCGCACCGCCCACCGCGTCAACGACGAAACCAGCGCCAACATGGCCTTCGGCGACATCGCCCCGGATGCCGTGCTGGCCGCTATCACGATTCCCGCCGAAACACGCGGGCTGGCCATCGCCGGGGATTCCACCGGCGGCTGGCACCGCATCCGCGCCCCGCACACCTCGCTGCGGCAGGCCGTGAACATCTGCAACAAGTTCGCCGACCGCACTCCGGATCTGCCCGCCCTGGCGGTGTTCCGGCCCGCGGTCGCCCCGTTGCCCTCGGCCCGTGTGCCGCTGTCCAAGACAGCCCCCGCCACGGCCTGA
- a CDS encoding GntR family transcriptional regulator, whose amino-acid sequence MPEQPPYLRIADELRRRIAEHEWTPGDRLPSRAQIAQECGVGDNVVRRAQELLISHGVLEGRAGSGTYVAEPRKRVRVVRSSAREQPDGSPFRADMKAVGRQGDWESRTDAKVPAPAEIATRLGIAEGELCVRTAYEFLANGRPVQLSTSWEPYDLTAGTLVVLPEGGPHAGAGVVNRMAAIGIAVSHAVEQPEPRQATAEEASLLGIQKGSLVTHIRRTYYSDQGRPVETADIVVPAALCEIVYEIPISR is encoded by the coding sequence ATGCCTGAGCAGCCGCCCTATCTCCGCATCGCCGACGAACTACGGCGGCGGATCGCGGAGCACGAGTGGACGCCAGGGGACCGGCTCCCCTCCCGCGCGCAGATCGCCCAGGAGTGCGGCGTGGGCGACAACGTGGTGCGCCGAGCACAGGAGCTGCTGATCTCCCATGGCGTGCTGGAGGGCCGCGCCGGTTCCGGCACCTACGTCGCCGAGCCCCGGAAGCGCGTCCGGGTGGTCCGCTCGTCGGCACGCGAACAGCCCGACGGCTCACCGTTCCGCGCGGACATGAAGGCCGTGGGCAGGCAAGGGGATTGGGAGAGCCGGACCGACGCCAAGGTCCCGGCACCGGCGGAGATCGCTACGCGTCTCGGCATCGCCGAGGGGGAGCTGTGCGTCCGCACCGCGTACGAGTTCCTGGCCAACGGCAGGCCGGTGCAGTTGTCGACGAGCTGGGAGCCGTACGACCTCACCGCCGGCACCCTCGTCGTCCTCCCCGAGGGAGGGCCGCACGCCGGGGCGGGTGTCGTGAACCGCATGGCCGCGATCGGCATCGCCGTCAGCCATGCCGTGGAGCAGCCGGAGCCGCGGCAGGCGACCGCCGAGGAGGCGTCGCTCCTGGGCATCCAGAAGGGCTCATTGGTCACGCACATCCGGCGGACCTACTACAGCGACCAGGGGCGGCCCGTGGAGACCGCGGACATCGTGGTGCCCGCCGCGCTCTGCGAGATCGTCTACGAGATCCCGATCAGCCGGTAG
- a CDS encoding NUDIX hydrolase: MLLYMSQPQEATSPPLHSVSVAGVVVREDGRLLAIRRADNGTWELPGGVLELDETPEAGVAREVLEETGIHVEVDELTGVYKNTTRGIVALVFRCKPSGGTERTSDESTAVSWLTPNEVSERMSEVYAIRLLDALDGNGPHVRSHDGKQLIPTG; the protein is encoded by the coding sequence ATGCTCCTGTACATGAGTCAACCACAGGAAGCAACGTCACCGCCGCTGCACTCCGTATCCGTAGCCGGGGTAGTGGTACGCGAGGACGGGCGCCTCCTGGCGATCCGCCGGGCGGACAACGGCACATGGGAACTCCCCGGCGGCGTGCTCGAACTCGACGAGACCCCAGAGGCCGGCGTCGCCCGCGAGGTCCTGGAGGAGACCGGCATCCACGTCGAGGTGGACGAACTCACCGGCGTCTACAAGAACACGACCCGCGGCATCGTGGCCCTGGTCTTCCGCTGCAAGCCCTCCGGCGGCACCGAACGCACCTCTGACGAGTCGACAGCCGTCTCCTGGCTCACACCCAACGAAGTCAGCGAGCGCATGTCCGAGGTCTACGCAATCAGGCTCTTGGACGCCTTGGACGGCAACGGTCCCCACGTACGAAGCCACGACGGCAAGCAGCTCATCCCAACGGGATAA
- a CDS encoding S1C family serine protease, with protein MSIENEGTNEGASVPPAPSVPPTPMDAPAAPAQQERPAPEGAGPTTSMPPVPPTAPGTAQGHSTPEHPGYGDHPGYGGHGVQGQTPAGPPPEALSGTPASTSSAPDPSWPPPPASGTPSYDGGGAGHGAGGWGSYQQPAPKNGSGKRGRLAAAVLVAALVAGGLGGGLGYTLAKNNDGNGSTTVSSSTSGGNVKRDPGTVAAVAAKALPSTVTIEAQGNSGEGGTGTGFVFDTQGHIVTNNHVVAEAVEGGKVAATFPDGKKYDAEVVGHAQGYDVAVIKLKNAPSNLKPLTLGNSDEVAVGDSTIAIGAPFGLSNTVTTGIISAKNRPVASSDGAGSQASYMSALQTDASINPGNSGGPLLDAQGNVIGINSAIQSTSNGGFGTGQAGSIGLGFAIPINQAKYVAQELIKTGKPVYAKIGASVSLEDGANGAKITDQGAGGSEAVDPGGPAARAGLRPGDVITKLDDRVIDSGPTLIGEIWTHKPGDKVTLTYERGGKQQTTELTLGSRIGDS; from the coding sequence GTGAGCATCGAGAACGAGGGCACAAACGAGGGCGCATCGGTACCCCCGGCCCCGTCCGTACCGCCCACGCCGATGGATGCTCCCGCAGCTCCGGCACAGCAGGAGCGCCCGGCTCCGGAGGGGGCCGGCCCGACGACCTCCATGCCCCCGGTCCCGCCGACCGCTCCGGGAACGGCACAGGGCCACAGCACGCCGGAACACCCCGGATACGGTGATCACCCCGGATACGGAGGCCACGGCGTCCAGGGACAGACCCCCGCCGGCCCTCCGCCCGAAGCCCTTTCGGGAACCCCGGCGAGCACCTCCTCCGCCCCCGACCCGTCCTGGCCCCCGCCCCCGGCGTCGGGCACCCCGTCGTACGACGGCGGCGGCGCCGGTCACGGCGCGGGCGGCTGGGGCTCGTACCAGCAGCCCGCGCCGAAGAACGGCAGCGGCAAGCGCGGTCGCCTGGCCGCCGCGGTCCTGGTGGCCGCGCTGGTCGCGGGTGGCCTGGGCGGCGGCCTCGGATACACGCTGGCCAAGAACAACGACGGCAACGGCTCGACGACGGTCTCCTCATCCACCAGCGGCGGCAACGTCAAGCGCGACCCGGGCACGGTCGCCGCAGTGGCCGCCAAGGCGCTGCCGAGCACGGTCACCATCGAGGCCCAGGGCAACAGCGGCGAGGGCGGCACCGGCACGGGATTCGTGTTCGACACACAGGGTCACATCGTCACCAACAACCACGTGGTGGCGGAGGCCGTCGAGGGCGGCAAGGTCGCGGCGACCTTCCCGGACGGCAAGAAGTACGACGCCGAGGTGGTCGGCCACGCCCAGGGGTACGACGTCGCGGTCATCAAGCTGAAGAACGCCCCCTCGAACCTGAAACCCCTCACGCTGGGCAACTCCGACGAGGTCGCCGTCGGCGACTCGACGATCGCCATCGGCGCGCCCTTCGGCCTGTCCAACACGGTGACGACCGGAATCATCAGCGCGAAGAACCGCCCGGTGGCCTCCAGCGACGGCGCCGGCAGCCAGGCCTCGTACATGAGTGCCCTGCAGACCGACGCCTCGATCAACCCGGGCAACTCCGGCGGGCCGCTGCTGGACGCGCAGGGCAACGTCATCGGCATCAACTCCGCGATCCAGTCGACCAGCAACGGCGGCTTCGGCACCGGACAGGCCGGCTCCATCGGTCTGGGCTTCGCCATCCCGATCAACCAGGCCAAGTACGTCGCCCAGGAACTGATCAAGACGGGCAAGCCGGTGTACGCCAAGATCGGCGCCTCGGTCTCCCTGGAGGACGGCGCGAACGGCGCGAAGATCACCGACCAGGGCGCCGGCGGCTCCGAGGCGGTCGACCCCGGCGGCCCCGCCGCCCGGGCGGGCCTGCGTCCCGGTGACGTCATCACCAAGCTCGACGACCGCGTCATCGACTCCGGCCCGACCCTGATCGGCGAGATCTGGACCCACAAGCCGGGCGACAAGGTCACGCTCACCTACGAACGCGGCGGCAAGCAGCAGACCACGGAACTCACCCTGGGTTCCCGCATCGGCGACAGCTGA
- a CDS encoding mobile element transfer protein encodes MPARDFFHSVMRIGPVQIGTHRDRGGQTKHAAVCGSDGCGWSADYSSRSAAQLAARTHRCHVR; translated from the coding sequence ATGCCCGCCCGCGACTTCTTCCACTCCGTGATGCGGATCGGCCCGGTGCAGATCGGCACCCACCGCGACCGCGGCGGCCAGACCAAGCACGCCGCCGTCTGCGGCTCCGACGGCTGCGGCTGGTCCGCCGACTACTCCAGCCGGTCTGCCGCCCAGCTCGCCGCCCGTACCCACCGCTGCCACGTCCGCTAG
- a CDS encoding DUF2637 domain-containing protein, whose product MARPALRVDAVLVQAVIAGALSFAHLHDLAAAAGQDGWKAWAYPVSVDLLLVAAWRRLRTDGPSRLAWCWFVIALVASLGANVATAGLLDLNDVPAWLRILVAAWPALAFMGGTLLAHSPADRSPAAPAPAAPDPDSAPAPEVQPEPAAVEPDPAPDPVTVPAHEETPALPTAEPSPTVPVPAALVEHARKVADDHHTRTGAPIDTDTLRARLGVPPHLADAIAAQLT is encoded by the coding sequence ATGGCCCGCCCCGCCCTCCGTGTGGACGCCGTGCTCGTTCAGGCCGTCATTGCCGGGGCGCTGTCCTTCGCCCACCTGCACGACCTTGCCGCCGCCGCTGGACAGGACGGCTGGAAGGCCTGGGCCTATCCGGTCTCGGTGGACCTGCTGCTGGTCGCCGCCTGGCGTCGGCTGCGCACGGACGGGCCGTCCCGGCTGGCCTGGTGCTGGTTCGTGATCGCGCTGGTGGCCTCGCTCGGCGCCAACGTGGCCACCGCCGGACTCCTCGACCTGAACGACGTCCCGGCCTGGCTGCGCATCCTGGTCGCCGCCTGGCCCGCCCTGGCCTTCATGGGCGGCACCCTCCTCGCCCACTCACCCGCGGACCGGTCTCCGGCTGCGCCGGCACCCGCCGCCCCGGACCCGGACTCAGCCCCTGCGCCTGAGGTACAGCCCGAACCGGCCGCCGTCGAGCCGGACCCGGCGCCCGACCCCGTGACCGTCCCGGCGCACGAGGAAACCCCGGCCCTGCCCACTGCCGAACCTTCCCCGACCGTGCCGGTCCCGGCCGCGCTGGTCGAGCACGCCCGCAAGGTCGCCGACGACCACCACACCCGCACCGGCGCCCCGATCGACACCGACACCCTCCGCGCCCGCCTCGGCGTCCCGCCGCACCTGGCCGACGCCATCGCCGCCCAACTCACCTGA
- a CDS encoding GntR family transcriptional regulator, producing MPSRRDAIADDLRDRIATGRLKPGERLPSESHLAAQYRVSTPTLRNALAVLQVEGLVEKAHGKGNFVRRPLRRTTYVGGGRTPDGQTAADTALSVTVHTTRIRAHGHLATLLKVSASSPLTEFLCLSHEGERPHSLARIYVPGDLAPAAALREPLPYEEVTTQLTQLHPPPAEVREKVSVRLPTPEEASTLRISSALAVLAITRQMADTAGRVVEAALLVLPGDRADAVFTTHYGIDEKRTER from the coding sequence ATGCCCTCGCGTCGCGACGCCATCGCCGATGACCTACGAGACCGGATCGCCACCGGCCGGCTCAAGCCCGGCGAACGCCTCCCTTCCGAGTCCCACCTCGCCGCGCAATACAGGGTCAGCACACCAACGCTCCGAAACGCTCTCGCCGTGCTCCAAGTGGAAGGCCTCGTCGAAAAGGCCCACGGCAAGGGGAACTTCGTTCGCCGCCCCCTCCGCAGAACCACGTACGTCGGAGGAGGACGAACCCCCGACGGACAGACCGCCGCTGACACCGCTCTGAGCGTCACCGTCCACACCACCCGGATCCGGGCCCACGGACATCTGGCGACCCTGCTGAAGGTATCGGCCAGTAGCCCCCTGACCGAGTTCCTCTGCCTCAGCCACGAGGGCGAAAGACCGCACAGCCTGGCCCGCATCTACGTCCCCGGCGACCTGGCGCCGGCCGCCGCGCTCCGCGAGCCGCTCCCGTACGAAGAGGTGACAACGCAACTGACACAGCTCCACCCGCCGCCGGCTGAAGTGCGGGAGAAGGTCAGCGTCCGACTCCCGACACCGGAGGAGGCATCCACCCTCCGGATCAGCTCTGCCCTGGCGGTCCTCGCCATCACACGCCAGATGGCCGACACCGCCGGCCGCGTGGTCGAGGCCGCGCTCCTGGTGCTGCCGGGGGACCGCGCCGACGCGGTGTTCACCACCCACTACGGGATCGACGAGAAGAGGACGGAAAGGTGA
- a CDS encoding SpdD-like protein: MLRPKIPTNPTPTGTVTPSVVVEPTAVVPTAQVPSPAPVASTPTRPTVQLTPGTALALVGGGTAVVLVVGAVLVSMLLAVAITGASVAVCALVIRSLVNADAKRR, translated from the coding sequence ATGCTTCGTCCGAAGATCCCGACCAATCCCACGCCCACCGGCACAGTCACCCCGTCCGTGGTGGTGGAACCGACCGCCGTCGTGCCGACCGCGCAGGTTCCGTCTCCTGCTCCGGTCGCCTCGACGCCGACCCGGCCCACGGTCCAGCTCACCCCCGGCACCGCGCTCGCCCTCGTCGGCGGCGGTACAGCCGTGGTCCTGGTCGTCGGCGCGGTCCTGGTCTCCATGCTCCTGGCGGTTGCCATCACCGGCGCCTCGGTCGCTGTCTGCGCCCTGGTGATTCGCTCACTCGTCAACGCCGACGCCAAGCGTCGCTGA